The Phycisphaeraceae bacterium genome segment GGCCGCCAGATCGTCGCCCGGTCGTCCTGAGGTGGTCGAAGTTGGAGCCGTCCCGAACGGTTGCGGAATCGGAGCCGAACGGGTCATGGTGGGAGTCGACGCAGGCGCTGCCGTCGTCCCCGGCGTTCCTGCCCCCCCTGCCCCCGGCTGACCGCGCATCGCTTCCTGCTCGCGTCGGCGACGGGCCAGTTCCGCCAGTCGCTCCTGCTCCTTCTTCTTGTTCGCTTGCGCCACGATCGCCTGCACGATCCAGGACACCGCGAACAGCACCAGCAGGATGATTCCGCCGCTACCCATGTGTGCCGGATTCTACCGTCATGACGGGGTGGAGAGGAAGGGCGAAACCAGGAATCGCCGCCCTGTTTCATCGGTCGCCCATGAGAATGGTGTGCAGAAGACCTCGCCGAGACGTTCCGGCGTGAGAACGTCGCCCGCTTCGCCGGACGCGGCGATGCCGCCCTGTTGCATCAGCCAGGCGTCGTCGGCGAGTTGTGACGCCAACCCCAGGTCATGCGTGGCCAGCAGGATGGTGGCGCCTCCACCCGCCGCCTGTCGCAGCGCGTCCGCAACATCGCGCACGTGGCGCAGATCCATCGCCGATGTCGGCTCATCCAGCAACAGACATCCGCCCGGTTCAAGCTGCGCGAAGGCACGGGCCAGTGTGACTCGCTGCTGCTGCCCCACCGAGAGGTGCGGAAACGGTCGATCCGCCACGTCGGCGAGGTCGAAGCGCTCGATCGAGTCGGCGACGCGTCGTTGATCGACGGAGAGGGCGTAGCGCCCCAGTTCGACCACTTCGCGCGCCCGGAACATCGCCGAAACAACAGGCCGCTGCGGCACGAAGGCGATGAGCCGCGCCAGGTCGCCGGGCCGCAGTCGATGCGATGGCCTGCCGTTGATGCGGACCTCGCCCTGATGCGGACGGGGTGTTCCCAGCATGGCGCGCAGCAGCGTGGACTTTCCAGCGGCGTTAGGGCCGATGAGGGCCGTGATGCGCCCCGGGCGGGCGTGGGCCGTCACGTCGCGCACGGCAATCAGGTCGCCATACCGGATCGTCAGCCGATCGACGTGAATCGTCATGCCTGGCCCCTTCCACTGCGCAGGAGCCAGATGAAGGCGGGGCCGCCCAGCAGCGCGGTGAACACACCGACCGGCATGCGCCCCGGCCCGATGGGCAGGGCCTGGCTGGCGATCTCCGCCGCCAGAAGCACGATGGCCCCGCACGCGGCCCCACCGATGACCAGCGTGCGATGACGCGGTCCGATGATGAGCCGCGCCGCGTGCGGGCCGATGATGCCTACGAAGGCGATGGGTCCGGCCACCGCGACCGCCGCCGCCGCCAGCGCTCCGGCCAGCGTGAACATCGCCAGCCGCACCCGTCCCACGTCCAGCCCGATGCTGCGGGCCTCGTCATCGCCGAATGTGGCGGCGTCCATCGCACGACCCAGCATCGCGGCGAGCAGAACGCCGACCGCCGTGACCGCGGCGAGCAGGGTCATCGTCGCCGAGGGAAGCGCCTGGGGAATGCGCCCGAACATCCACCTCGCCATCTCCGCGTGCAGCCCGGCGGGGGCGAGCTGCTGGAACATCATGGTCAGCGCACCGCAGATCGCCGACACCACCACGCCGATCAGCACCATGGAGAGGGGATCCACCCACCCCCCCCGTCGCCCCAGACCGTAGACGACGCCAAGCACCACCAGTGCGCCGACGAGCGCCGGCAACATGCTGCCGCCGGTCTGAAGCATCGTGAATCCCGTGGCGTAGCCGATGTACATGGCCACCGTGACGCCCAGCCCAGCCCCGCCGGACAGCCCCAGCACGAAGGGCGAAGCCAGCGGATTGCGCAGCAGCGCCTGAAGCAGCACGCCGGAGACGGAAAGCGCCGCGCCGACCAGCGCGGCACACGCCGCCGCCGTCCAGCGGAATCGGGCGACTTCCGCGGGAGGCCAGGCCAGCGTCAGTCCGCCCCCCCCACTTACATTCCCCCCACTGAGTCCGATCGTCGCTCCTTCCGGCGGTCGATCGAGCAGCACGCGCAGGATCACCAGTCCCGCCGCGATGAGCAGCAGCCCCAACAGCCCCGGCATGACTCGGCGGACCCGGTCATTCACGCTGCGTGCTCCCGGTCCGCTGCAACTCGGACGAGTCCGCCCATGCGTGCAGGATCGCGTCGAGCTCCTCCGCCACCTCGATGACGCTCGTCGAAGGGAGCGACGCCTCGGGATGCGAGAGCACGGCGAGCCGCCCCTCGCGCACCGCGCGGATGTCGAGATCCGCCAGCGGCCCGGCGGCCTGGCGCGGGTCGCCCACCTTCACCGCGCGCACGATTATGATCGCCTGCGGGTCGAGCCGCGTGACGTCCTCGAGTGTCAGTTGCACCCACCCGGCGGAGACGACGACATTGTGTCCGCCCCGCGCCTTCACCAACTCACCCAGATAGGTCGCGTCGCCAAACGCCAGCACGGGGTCGCCAGGCAGAGCAATGAGAACGCGGCCCCGCCAGGCCACGTCCTCGTTTGACCGTGTCAGGGCGGTGATGCGATCCCGCAGTTCATCCAGGCGGTTGCTCGCCCGCGCCCGTCTCGATGGCTCCAGCGGCGTCAGCAGCGATCGCGCATCCTCCAGGGCGGCCAGCACGTCCGCCACGCCGTTCAGGCGGCGGGCGAGAATCGTGATCCCATGCTCCCGCGCCACCTGCTCCAGCTCCCGGCTTACTCCCGTGGCGGGCGGCTGCACCAGCAGGTGGGTGGGGCGGACCCGGACGAGGTTTTCAAAGTCCACGTCATACAGGTTGCCGATAACAGGCAGGTCGGTCGGGAGCATGTCGCAATAGGTGCTGCGGCCGACGATGAACTCGCCCAGACCCGCATCCACCGCCAGGCGCGAGAGTGCGGGGCTGAGCGAGGCGATTCGCAGCGGTCGATCGCTCGGAGCGGCGACCGGGGGCGCGGTCTCGCGGCAGCCCGACCATGTCAGGGCCGCCAGCAGAGCGCCCAGCAGCATCGCCGTGCGGAATCGTGGTAACGCGGCCGCGTTCATCAGACCATCCTACG includes the following:
- a CDS encoding iron ABC transporter permease; the encoded protein is MNDRVRRVMPGLLGLLLIAAGLVILRVLLDRPPEGATIGLSGGNVSGGGGLTLAWPPAEVARFRWTAAACAALVGAALSVSGVLLQALLRNPLASPFVLGLSGGAGLGVTVAMYIGYATGFTMLQTGGSMLPALVGALVVLGVVYGLGRRGGWVDPLSMVLIGVVVSAICGALTMMFQQLAPAGLHAEMARWMFGRIPQALPSATMTLLAAVTAVGVLLAAMLGRAMDAATFGDDEARSIGLDVGRVRLAMFTLAGALAAAAVAVAGPIAFVGIIGPHAARLIIGPRHRTLVIGGAACGAIVLLAAEIASQALPIGPGRMPVGVFTALLGGPAFIWLLRSGRGQA
- a CDS encoding ABC transporter ATP-binding protein translates to MTIHVDRLTIRYGDLIAVRDVTAHARPGRITALIGPNAAGKSTLLRAMLGTPRPHQGEVRINGRPSHRLRPGDLARLIAFVPQRPVVSAMFRAREVVELGRYALSVDQRRVADSIERFDLADVADRPFPHLSVGQQQRVTLARAFAQLEPGGCLLLDEPTSAMDLRHVRDVADALRQAAGGGATILLATHDLGLASQLADDAWLMQQGGIAASGEAGDVLTPERLGEVFCTPFSWATDETGRRFLVSPFLSTPS